One genomic region from Opisthocomus hoazin isolate bOpiHoa1 chromosome Z, bOpiHoa1.hap1, whole genome shotgun sequence encodes:
- the ISL1 gene encoding insulin gene enhancer protein ISL-1 yields MGDMGDPPKKKRLISLCVGCGNQIHDQYILRVSPDLEWHAACLKCAECNQYLDETCTCFVRDGKTYCKRDYIRLYGIKCAKCSIGFSKNDFVMRARAKVYHIECFRCVACSRQLIPGDEFALREDGLFCRADHDVVERASLGAGDPLSPLHPARPLQMAAEPISARQPALRPHVHKQPEKTTRVRTVLNEKQLHTLRTCYAANPRPDALMKEQLVEMTGLSPRVIRVWFQNKRCKDKKRSIMMKQLQQQQPNDKTNIQGMTGTPMVAASPERHDGGLQANPVEVQSYQPPWKVLSDFALQSDIDQPAFQQLVNFSEGGPGSNSTGSEVASMSSQLPDTPNSMVASPIEA; encoded by the exons ATGGGAGACATGGGAGACCCACCAAAAA aaaaacgCCTGATTTCCCTATGTGTCGGTTGCGGCAATCAGATTCACGATCAGTATATTCTGAGGGTTTCGCCGGATTTGGAATGGCACGCGGCGTGTTTGAAGTGTGCAGAGTGTAATCAGTATTTGGACGAGACCTGTACGTGCTTTGTTAGGGATGGCAAAACCTACTGTAAAAGAGATTATATCAG GTTGTACGGCATCAAGTGCGCCAAGTGCAGCATCGGCTTCAGCAAGAACGACTTCGTGATGCGCGCCCGCGCCAAGGTGTACCACATCGAGTGTTTCCGCTGCGTGGCCTGCAGCCGCCAGCTCATCCCCGGCGACGAGTTCGCCCTGCGGGAGGACGGCCTCTTCTGCCGGGCGGACCACGACGTAGTGGAGAGGGCCAGCCTGGGGGCCGGGGACCCcctcagccccctgcaccccgccCGGCCACTGCAGATGGCAG CAGAACCTATCTCTGCCAGACAGCCAGCTCTGCGACCCCACGTCCACAAGCAGCCCGAGAAGACCACCCGAGTCCGGACTGTCCTTAACGAAAAACAGCTTCACACCTTGAGGACCTGCTACGCTGCCAACCCCAGACCTGACGCCCTCATGAAGGAGCAACTGGTAGAAATGACTGGCCTTAGCCCGAGGGTCATCAGGGTTTGGTTTCAAAACAAGCGGTGCAAGGACAAAAAAAGGAGCATCATGATGAAGCAACTCCAGCAACAGCAACCCAATGACAAAACT AATATCCAGGGGATGACAGGAACTCCGATGGTGGCTGCCAGTCCGGAGAGACACGACGGCGGCTTGCAGGCGAACCCGGTGGAGGTGCAGAGTTACCAGCCGCCCTGGAAAGTACTGAGTGACTTCGCGTTGCAGAGTGACATCGATCAACCTGCTTTTCAGCAACTA gttAATTTTTCGGAAGGAGGACCCGGTTCCAATTCTACTGGAAGTGAAGTAGCATCAATGTCCTCTCAGCTGCCAGATACGCCCAACAGCATGGTGGCCAGTCCTATTGAGGCATGA